A single genomic interval of Chryseobacterium paludis harbors:
- a CDS encoding NAD(P)H-dependent oxidoreductase, producing MKKTLVVFAHPYLEHSNSNVELINFYVRHQHFTLRDLYEDYPDFHIAAFRERKRLNNYDRFIFQFPIIWFGMPPLLRLWIDEVFDRDWLKEGEYNPLEGKEVHILVTTGGKERSFTKTGTYKYTIDELISGLIVSLNVFKANIKNIKIVYEANKLTKKEIILHKKEFMELLNQ from the coding sequence TTGAAAAAGACATTAGTGGTTTTTGCACATCCTTACCTAGAACATTCTAACTCGAATGTAGAGCTTATCAACTTCTATGTTCGCCACCAGCATTTTACCCTACGTGATCTTTATGAGGATTATCCAGACTTTCATATCGCTGCCTTCAGAGAAAGAAAAAGACTGAATAATTATGATCGTTTTATTTTTCAATTTCCGATCATCTGGTTTGGAATGCCTCCACTACTAAGGTTATGGATTGATGAAGTTTTTGACCGCGACTGGTTAAAAGAGGGGGAGTATAATCCATTGGAAGGAAAAGAGGTGCACATTTTAGTAACCACAGGAGGGAAAGAAAGATCTTTTACAAAAACAGGAACTTATAAATACACTATAGATGAACTTATAAGTGGATTAATTGTTTCTTTAAATGTTTTCAAAGCCAATATCAAAAATATCAAGATCGTCTATGAAGCTAATAAACTGACAAAAAAGGAAATTATTCTGCATAAAAAAGAATTTATGGAACTACTGAATCAATAG